The Fibrobacter sp. UWP2 genome window below encodes:
- a CDS encoding GTP-binding protein: MAKEHFDRSKPHCNIGTIGHVDHGKTTLTAA, translated from the coding sequence ATGGCAAAAGAACATTTTGACAGAAGCAAGCCGCACTGCAACATTGGCACCATCGGCCACGTTGACCACGGTAAAACCACCCTCACCGCCGCTAT